The Paenibacillus spongiae nucleotide sequence TCTCATCGGTCTGCATCGAGCCTGTGTGGCGAACAGGGCCAATGAGCTTCGGAGCGCTGTAGGCCAGCGGAGCAGGATGCTCAATCGTATATTTTTCCAGCGTATAGGTGGAATAGCCCATCGCCGGGATGCTGGCGGCGAATGCAATACGGTAACGATCGACCATATCCAATCGCGGCAGCTCGCGGTAAGGCCTGAACTTATTGGCGCTGCCCGAACGGATGCTGAGCACCTGATAGGAAACTTCATTGCGGGCATGATCGAACAGCCGGAAGGAAGTGCCGCCCATTCCCTTCAACGCTACGGCTGCGTCGGATCCCGCAGGAAGCAGAAGCTCCACTTCAATGACACCCTCGATCCCGAAGGAGGAGCTGTTGAAGACCGTAAAGGCTTGGTTGCCGCCCAGTTCCGATTCATTCAAATGGTCGACAATAAAGCTCGTTTGCTCCTTGATCATCTGTTCACTGATTAAGCGGGATTGATCGAAACGATAGATCATATCCTGATGAACCTGATCAATCGAGCAGCCGCAGATGGAATCATGCGGATGGTTCTGCAGCAGATGCTCCCACGCCTTATTCAGAAAACCGGCCGAATAAGGGCGGCCCTCCAGCGATGTCATGACGCCAAGCGGCTCAGCCCACTTTTCCAGGAGCGTCTCGCAACTATAATTGTGCTGTTTGAGATGAATGCGGGAGGATAATGTATTCTCCGGCACCCAGTTGTTGACGCCGTTATATGCCAGCGCTTTTTGTTCGCCTTTATACACCCGCAGCTCGCCGAGCTTACTGCGCAGCTCCTCCAGGTACTTCTCAAGGCTGGAGTGTATGAAGGTAACGTTCAAGCGGTCCGTCTCGTTCAACAGTTTGATGAGCAGAGGCAGCTGCGGTTCAATCTCCACATGATCGACGCCATCCATGCCGATCCCCACCGTCGTCGTCGTCCGCCGATTCTTGAACGCCATATGCGCCACGGCACGGTCGATCAGCTCTTCCTTATGCGCCTCATAGGCATCGTCCCGGTCAAAGAAGGGCCAGCGGAAGGCAAAATAAAAATCGCTATAGCTGCGGTCCTCATCCAGCTTGAGACCCAATACGCGGCTGCCGTCGGCGCCTTCCCACCATATTTCGGACGGGTCGGCATCGCCGTGAAAGCCCCGGAACAAGACGGCATTATCGATGCCGAAGCCCTGCAGAATTTGCGGCATCTGGCTGTTATGGCCGAAGATATCGACGACAAACCCGGACATCATGGGCTCCACGCCCCATGAGCGCGATTGGCTCATCCCTTTCTGAATGTTGCGGATCAATGATTCCCCGCTGACGAGAAATTCATCGGGCATGACATACCACGGGCCAATATCGATACGTCCCGCTTGGATCAGCTTCTGCAGCCGCTCGCGGTTCTCCGGCCGGATTTCCAAATAATCGTCCAGTACGATCGTCTGTCCGTCCATCATAAAATGCTTATATTCCGGATCCTTCTCCATATGATCGATCAACTCGTCGATCATGTACACGAGTCGAGCCCGAAACCCTTGAAAATCCTGATACCATTCCCGGTCCCAGTGTGTTTGCGAGACCACGTGTATCGTTTCGATGCCGTTTGTTTCTTTACTCATAACCGATTCTCCCTCCAATAATCCACCGTATTTGCACAGACAACTGCTTCAAGACCAGGGAAGCAGCCGAAGCCCTCCACCCTCCGCGTGAACTGTGAAAGACAGACTCTCGTCCCCTTCACGGCGGTAATCGAAACCGGTAAGGGACCGGTAATAAAGATGCCCTGCAAATGGTTCTGCCAAGGACAAGCCAATACCTTTTTACCCGTCATTCAAAACAATAGAACATTTATGCTATAGATCCTGCAAAAATGAAATAATATGCCCACACTTCCTAATTAAACAATACAGGTGATTTAAGGTTAGCTTACACACTCCACCTTAACCTGTCAATATAATAATACAATATGACATATTATTAAAACGATGAATTTCCAGCCGCCTTATGTCTTATCGACAATATACATTTTCCGGTTGAAAGCAAGAAAAGCCTGGAAGCTTGCGGCTATCAGATAATGATCCGATAGCTGCAGGTTTCCAGGCCGTGTCATTCGTTTGTTCATCCATTTGTTCGTTGCTTGCTTGCTTCAACGATCCTCGCTCACGACAAGCAAATCGATATGTCTGGCGCTGCGCAGCAGACGGCGCGCAACGTCATCATGCCGCATTCGCAGCAGCAGTCTCCTGCTGCGGCTATGATTGCCGCTCTGACCAACGATCACTTGCGTGGTTTTCAAGCTTCTCGAATGCGCCAGCAGCGTGTCCGCCACGCCCTTTCCTTCCGAAGCCGCAATCACTTCAAACCGGCCGCCAAGCCGCTCTGTCAGTGTGCGAAGCGCTTCCAGGTTCTTCGCCTTCAATCCGTTCGGATCTGGAGCTCCATCGTCGGAATGGACGACATGCCAGGCCGCCTTAAGCCGGTGCGCGATCCGAAACCCGCGCCGTACGAGTCTTAATGCCAGATCACTGGCCGATACGCAGACGAAGATCACCTCTTGACGGCGCAGCGGTCCCCGAAGGGCGCTCTTGCGGTCCCATGCCTCGAGACGTTCGTCCACATTGTCTGCGATTTCCCGCAAAGCCAGCTCACGCAGTGCAATCAGGTTGCCGATTTTGAAAAAAGCGCCGAGCGCCTGCTCTACCTTCTCCTTGCCGTAGATCTTTCCCTGCCGCATTCGCTGCTGAAGCATTTGCGGCGTGACATCGATCAGCTCCACCTCTTCGGCCTGCTGCAGAACCCAGTCGGGTACCGTCTCCCGCACGCGTACGCCTGTAAGCTGCTGTACGGCATCGTTCAAACTTTCCAAATGCTGCACGTTAACCGTTGTCATCACCGTAATGCCTGCATCGAGGAGACGAAAGACATCCTCGTATCGCTTCTTGTTCTTGCTTCCAGGCACATTCGTATGAGCCAGCTCATCGACAAGAACTACCTCCGGATTACGGGCGATGATGGCATCGGTATCCATTTCCTCCAGCATCGCGCCCCGGTATTCCGTTTGAAGACGTGGAATAACAGGCAGATTGCCGAGCTGCTGTGCCGTTTCGAGACGGCCGTGCGTTTCGAGCAAGCCGACGACGGCATCGATCCCTTTGCCGAGCAGCGTATTGCCTTCCTTCAGCATGCGATAGGTCTTGCCGACACCTGGAGCAGCTCCGATATAGATGCGAAGCCGCCCGCGGCGTATCGCCGCAATCTGCTCCTCCACCTCTTCCTCGCTCAATCTCCGGTATCCGGACCTGGCGCTTCGGACTTCGCGCCTCGCCGGCATAATCCGTTCCCCCTCATACTCGGCCCGATCCGCGATATAGAACAAATCGATGTGCTCATTGCCGCGGAGCAGCCTTTGGGTAACAGAACCGTACAGCAGTTCCTCCCAGCGGTTCTGCTTGGAATGTCCAAGAATGATGCGCGTTACCCCTTTCTGGAGAGCGTAGCGCAGCAAATCCGCCGGAAGCCGCCTTCTCGACCGCAGCGGAAGCTCTTCATGATCCGCCCCCAGCTTGTTTGCCAGCTTCATTAATGATTTCCGGAATGCCGATTGAAGCTTCGTTAACGTTTTGCCCGGCTTCACGAAGGTTACCGTCAGTAGATCGCCGTTCAGCCGTTTGGCAATCTGCTGCCCTCTTCGAAGGTGGATCGAACCGTTCCAATGATATTGCGTCAAGACCAAAATCCGCTCCGATGCTCCGGATGGTCCGATCAAGCCCATCCGTTCACGATGCTTCTCAAGCGAATCGTTCACATCCTCGGCGACCAGTCGCAGCGTCAGCTCGCGCAGCACGCCAAGATTACCGCGCGCGAACAAGGCACGATCGCTGCCATTCCCGATCACCCCATCCTCCAGCCGCTGCAGCATGGTCTCCGGCGGCACATCGACGAGCTGCACCTCGTCCGCAAGCTCCAGCGTATCAGCAGGCAGGACCTCCTCCGCAACAATGCCCGTGAGCCTTTGCGCCAATATATTCACGCCTTCGAGCTCGTATACGTTGACCGTCGCCATAACGCCGATTCCATTGTTCAATAGATGCTTGATGTCGTCGAGACGGGTTGGAAACCGGGCTCCCGGGCGATTGCGGTGAGCAAGCCCGTCGACAAGAACAAGCTCGGGATTGCGCTCCAGAAGAGCATCCAAATTGAGATCCTTCTGCACCGTTCCGTCCTTCTCCCAACGAATGCTGGCTACCCGCTCCAAATCAGCCAGCTGGGCGGTCGTCTCCGGCCGGCTGAGTGTCGATACCGCGCATAGGACGACATCGATCCCCTGCTGCTTCAAGCTCTGCCCTTCTCCCAGCATGCGATAGGTCTTGCCCGTACCGGTCATCGCTCCAATCCAGATTTTAAACCGCCCCCGATGCAGCCGCGATACCGACAACAGCAATTCCTCGGGCGTTTTTCGCCGATATTGCAATTCAATCCCCCTCCCCCAAAGCTGTAGTTAATAGGATACTCTCCGTTCACGAAGTATAGGTTTCTCGTTCTTATGGACACTATCCCCCTGGATCAGTTCACTTTCACTCAGGTCTCGCATTCTTATCGGTACTATCCCCTTGGGTCAGTTCACTATCACTCAGGTCTCACATTCCTGTGGACACTATCCCCTTGGATCAGTCCACTTTCACTAAGGTCTCGCATTCTTATCGGCACTATCCCCTTGGGTCAGTTCACTTTCATTCAGGTCTCGCGTTCTTATGGACACTATCCCCTTGGATCAGTCCACTTTCACTCAGGTCTCGC carries:
- a CDS encoding alpha-mannosidase codes for the protein MSKETNGIETIHVVSQTHWDREWYQDFQGFRARLVYMIDELIDHMEKDPEYKHFMMDGQTIVLDDYLEIRPENRERLQKLIQAGRIDIGPWYVMPDEFLVSGESLIRNIQKGMSQSRSWGVEPMMSGFVVDIFGHNSQMPQILQGFGIDNAVLFRGFHGDADPSEIWWEGADGSRVLGLKLDEDRSYSDFYFAFRWPFFDRDDAYEAHKEELIDRAVAHMAFKNRRTTTTVGIGMDGVDHVEIEPQLPLLIKLLNETDRLNVTFIHSSLEKYLEELRSKLGELRVYKGEQKALAYNGVNNWVPENTLSSRIHLKQHNYSCETLLEKWAEPLGVMTSLEGRPYSAGFLNKAWEHLLQNHPHDSICGCSIDQVHQDMIYRFDQSRLISEQMIKEQTSFIVDHLNESELGGNQAFTVFNSSSFGIEGVIEVELLLPAGSDAAVALKGMGGTSFRLFDHARNEVSYQVLSIRSGSANKFRPYRELPRLDMVDRYRIAFAASIPAMGYSTYTLEKYTIEHPAPLAYSAPKLIGPVRHTGSMQTDENTWNNGRIIVQVGASGTIDVTDIRSGHTCKGLLVFEDEGDIGDGWSHIAPVGNTKVRSSGLQAVISTVADGAYQSTIRVQLTLKLPKGIEAGENGRSSELVDVPVTTYIDLKKDDPVIYCRTSITNTARDHRLRLLFPAGLDAEHYYTSTPFDFVKRDVRVPDQSDYLRKPFEVVPHNGIVALDDGERGFALYSKGLYEVSVRDNAGRTIALTLYRSTHKEVLSDGSDGGQLLGQLDFEYAIRLFAAKKDSRAGLWKEHQLYSAGIKTINRKQGKQYRETPHRREADLPLRKSYLTLESEELILSAYKQADDGNGYVVRIFNIEDTDGEGVLGFDRPLLSVQRVNLDDRLLDELTVDGSTVKVNVMSKQIVTLKVNFA
- a CDS encoding universal stress protein; protein product: MQYRRKTPEELLLSVSRLHRGRFKIWIGAMTGTGKTYRMLGEGQSLKQQGIDVVLCAVSTLSRPETTAQLADLERVASIRWEKDGTVQKDLNLDALLERNPELVLVDGLAHRNRPGARFPTRLDDIKHLLNNGIGVMATVNVYELEGVNILAQRLTGIVAEEVLPADTLELADEVQLVDVPPETMLQRLEDGVIGNGSDRALFARGNLGVLRELTLRLVAEDVNDSLEKHRERMGLIGPSGASERILVLTQYHWNGSIHLRRGQQIAKRLNGDLLTVTFVKPGKTLTKLQSAFRKSLMKLANKLGADHEELPLRSRRRLPADLLRYALQKGVTRIILGHSKQNRWEELLYGSVTQRLLRGNEHIDLFYIADRAEYEGERIMPARREVRSARSGYRRLSEEEVEEQIAAIRRGRLRIYIGAAPGVGKTYRMLKEGNTLLGKGIDAVVGLLETHGRLETAQQLGNLPVIPRLQTEYRGAMLEEMDTDAIIARNPEVVLVDELAHTNVPGSKNKKRYEDVFRLLDAGITVMTTVNVQHLESLNDAVQQLTGVRVRETVPDWVLQQAEEVELIDVTPQMLQQRMRQGKIYGKEKVEQALGAFFKIGNLIALRELALREIADNVDERLEAWDRKSALRGPLRRQEVIFVCVSASDLALRLVRRGFRIAHRLKAAWHVVHSDDGAPDPNGLKAKNLEALRTLTERLGGRFEVIAASEGKGVADTLLAHSRSLKTTQVIVGQSGNHSRSRRLLLRMRHDDVARRLLRSARHIDLLVVSEDR